One window of the Thermodesulfomicrobium sp. WS genome contains the following:
- a CDS encoding epoxyqueuosine reductase QueH, with translation MRLLLHACCGPCALYPLRVLLERGVQVHLLFFNPNIHPLQEYVRRWKALQQVAQALGVPVICSERYDPAVYFRQVAFREERRCKLCYILRLERTIHIARHGGFDAFSTTLLYSKFQKHEEIRQLAEDMRGSIPFYYEDFREGWSEGIARSKEMGIYRQQYCGCLYSEAERFKSMLGP, from the coding sequence ATGCGCCTTTTGCTCCATGCCTGCTGTGGCCCCTGCGCCCTGTATCCCTTGCGTGTGCTTCTGGAACGCGGGGTGCAGGTCCATCTGCTGTTCTTCAATCCCAACATCCACCCCTTGCAGGAGTACGTCCGCCGCTGGAAGGCCCTGCAACAGGTCGCCCAGGCTCTTGGTGTGCCGGTTATCTGTTCGGAGCGTTATGATCCTGCGGTGTACTTCCGGCAGGTGGCCTTTCGCGAAGAGCGTCGCTGTAAATTGTGTTACATTTTACGCTTGGAGCGGACTATACATATCGCCCGACACGGTGGATTCGACGCCTTTTCTACCACACTTCTTTATAGTAAATTTCAAAAGCATGAAGAGATCCGTCAGCTTGCAGAGGATATGCGCGGATCTATACCATTCTATTACGAGGATTTTCGGGAAGGATGGAGTGAAGGAATCGCAAGATCCAAGGAAATGGGGATCTATCGTCAGCAATATTGTGGATGTCTGTATAGCGAGGCAGAGCGCTTCAAGAGCATGTTGGGGCCGTAA
- a CDS encoding Rne/Rng family ribonuclease, with amino-acid sequence MAEKIRKMLISVLPGEQVEVVITQDGVVVEYYVEMLHQSKTKGNIYKGKIHNIDQALQAAFINYGAEKNGFLQVDEVHPEYYLIDPPSRGYPPLQKALRPGQEMLVQVVKEPTGSKGAFLTTYLSIPGRYFVLTPGREQLGISRKIEEEKERVRLKEIVEEMGLEEGIGVIVRTVSEGQSKAALSRDLQFLKRLWKDIRKRANESPAPVLVYEEKDLAFRAIRDYLTADIVECWVDDEDTAAQVNEFASLVFPRRKSIVKVHTDPQQTLFERFRVEEQLATVLSRTVNLPSGGQLVFDHTEALTAIDINSGKIGGEKNFKEMALRTNVEAAREIAHQLMLRDIGGQIVVDFIEMKDPAHIREVEKEMRQALKADRARTDVGRISKFGLMEIVRQRLGTSALSASLDMCPHCKGTGSRRNLEWRAMRALKEIFRALRTGVASEPLEYFTDPELAVYLLNRKREKLVELEQRCGRRVLVLPSSSEPCSFC; translated from the coding sequence ATGGCAGAGAAGATTCGGAAGATGCTTATCAGTGTCCTTCCTGGTGAGCAGGTGGAAGTCGTCATTACTCAAGACGGCGTGGTGGTGGAATACTACGTGGAGATGCTCCATCAAAGCAAAACAAAAGGAAATATCTACAAAGGAAAAATTCATAACATCGATCAGGCGCTGCAAGCGGCGTTCATCAACTACGGTGCGGAAAAGAACGGCTTTTTGCAAGTGGATGAAGTGCATCCCGAGTACTATCTCATCGATCCGCCTTCACGTGGGTATCCTCCCCTGCAAAAGGCCTTGCGGCCAGGGCAGGAGATGCTGGTGCAGGTGGTCAAAGAGCCCACAGGGAGCAAGGGTGCCTTTTTGACCACGTATCTCTCCATTCCGGGACGGTATTTTGTGCTCACCCCGGGGCGGGAGCAGCTCGGCATCTCCCGCAAGATCGAAGAGGAAAAAGAACGCGTCCGGCTCAAGGAGATCGTTGAGGAAATGGGGCTCGAGGAAGGGATCGGGGTCATCGTGCGCACCGTGAGCGAAGGGCAGAGCAAGGCGGCCTTGTCCCGGGACCTGCAGTTTCTCAAGCGCCTGTGGAAGGACATTCGCAAACGTGCCAACGAGTCGCCAGCGCCGGTGTTGGTCTATGAAGAGAAGGATCTAGCCTTTCGCGCCATTCGCGACTACCTGACGGCGGACATCGTGGAGTGCTGGGTGGACGATGAGGACACCGCTGCCCAAGTCAATGAATTCGCGAGTCTCGTATTCCCCCGGCGCAAGAGCATCGTCAAAGTCCATACCGATCCCCAGCAGACGCTTTTCGAGCGGTTTCGGGTGGAAGAGCAGCTCGCCACCGTGCTGTCCCGCACCGTGAATTTGCCCAGCGGTGGCCAATTGGTCTTCGATCATACCGAGGCCCTCACGGCCATTGACATCAACTCCGGAAAGATCGGCGGGGAGAAAAACTTCAAAGAAATGGCCTTGCGTACCAATGTGGAGGCTGCGCGGGAAATTGCGCACCAACTCATGCTGCGGGACATTGGCGGCCAAATCGTGGTGGACTTCATCGAAATGAAGGACCCCGCCCATATCCGCGAGGTAGAGAAGGAGATGCGCCAGGCCCTCAAAGCGGACCGAGCCCGTACCGATGTGGGGCGGATCTCCAAGTTCGGACTCATGGAGATCGTGCGCCAGCGGTTGGGGACCTCGGCCCTTTCGGCGAGTCTGGACATGTGCCCCCATTGCAAGGGCACGGGGAGCCGCCGCAATCTCGAATGGCGGGCCATGCGCGCCCTCAAGGAGATCTTTCGTGCCTTGCGTACCGGCGTGGCATCGGAGCCTTTGGAGTACTTCACGGACCCGGAGCTGGCGGTGTACCTTTTGAACCGCAAGCGGGAAAAACTCGTGGAGCTGGAGCAGCGCTGCGGCCGTCGGGTGCTCGTGCTGCCCTCGTCATCGGAGCCATGCTCCTTTTGCTAG
- a CDS encoding tRNA (adenine-N1)-methyltransferase, which translates to MLEPGQLVLLQSPKDKRYFMAATPGAVLHTSDGVLSLDDARQAGWGGRISSHKGVPYLVLRPTLYDLVKSGVKRRTQIIYPKEIGYIALKLGVGPGCRIIEAGCGSGGLTTALAWFVGESGRVFTYERRQEFLDLCQANLASVGLAHRVTLHHHDIAQGFLQTDADALFLDVRTPWDYVPFIPQAVTPGAPVGFLLPTTNQVSDLLRALESGPFIEIEVLEILLRRYKPVADRLRPEDRMVAHTGYLVFARTTPPQWKTPEETSAEAEKIALNFE; encoded by the coding sequence ATGCTCGAGCCAGGCCAATTGGTACTGCTCCAAAGCCCAAAGGACAAGCGCTATTTCATGGCAGCCACACCCGGCGCCGTGCTGCATACCAGCGACGGGGTGCTGAGTCTCGACGACGCTCGCCAGGCGGGATGGGGGGGCCGTATCAGCTCCCACAAAGGGGTTCCGTACTTGGTGCTGCGCCCCACCCTGTATGACCTTGTCAAAAGCGGGGTCAAACGCCGCACCCAGATTATCTATCCCAAGGAAATCGGCTACATCGCCCTGAAATTGGGTGTGGGCCCAGGCTGCCGGATCATCGAGGCCGGCTGCGGCTCCGGCGGACTCACCACGGCCCTGGCCTGGTTCGTGGGAGAAAGCGGCCGGGTTTTCACCTATGAACGCCGCCAGGAATTCCTCGACCTCTGCCAGGCCAACCTTGCGTCCGTGGGACTTGCGCACCGCGTCACGCTCCACCACCACGACATCGCCCAGGGCTTTCTCCAAACCGACGCCGACGCCCTGTTCTTGGATGTGCGCACCCCATGGGATTACGTCCCATTCATCCCCCAGGCAGTCACCCCCGGCGCCCCAGTGGGCTTTCTCCTGCCCACCACCAATCAGGTAAGTGATCTGCTGCGTGCCCTAGAGTCCGGGCCATTTATCGAGATCGAAGTGCTCGAGATCCTGCTGCGTCGCTACAAACCCGTGGCAGACCGCCTCCGCCCCGAAGACCGTATGGTGGCCCATACCGGATATTTGGTCTTCGCCCGCACCACGCCGCCGCAATGGAAAACTCCCGAGGAAACCAGCGCGGAGGCCGAAAAAATTGCCTTAAATTTCGAGTAA